In one Sulfurimonas hongkongensis genomic region, the following are encoded:
- the gatA gene encoding Asp-tRNA(Asn)/Glu-tRNA(Gln) amidotransferase subunit GatA, which translates to MITLKEALKLSKEELSKFKQELKAKIDAKPELNAYIDVNNVGDGVPIAIKDNIQVKDWSVTSASSILQGYIAPYNATVIEKMMEAGLSPYGRTNMDEFAMGSTTESSFYGKTQNPHSSQRVPGGSSGGSAAAVGAGLAIAALGSDTGGSIRQPASYCGIVGMKPTYGRVSRYGLGAYASSLDQIGPMTQNVEDAAILYDIISGHDKKDSTSMEMDDKVSDKLDANKKLTIAILPKHIDGASEIVKKAYEKAIEALKAAGHTIVERELMDAKFDISAYYITATAEAATNLARYDGIRYGNRVEGKNLEDTFIKTRSQGFGDEVKRRTLLGNFVLSSGYYEAYYVKAQKTRHMIKDQYDEIFKSVDLILSPIAPSIAPKFGELSNPMDMYLSDLYTISVNLAGLPALSLPVLKSDDGLPIGLQLIAKAYDEQTLFDGSLSLEKYINYNS; encoded by the coding sequence GTGATTACATTAAAAGAAGCCCTAAAGTTGAGTAAAGAAGAACTAAGCAAATTTAAGCAAGAACTAAAAGCAAAGATAGATGCAAAGCCCGAGCTTAATGCTTATATAGATGTAAACAATGTAGGTGATGGTGTGCCTATCGCTATAAAAGACAATATCCAAGTAAAAGATTGGTCTGTTACCTCTGCTTCAAGCATACTTCAAGGCTACATCGCACCATATAATGCAACTGTGATTGAGAAGATGATGGAGGCAGGACTAAGTCCTTATGGGCGAACAAATATGGATGAGTTTGCTATGGGTTCAACTACTGAGTCGAGTTTTTATGGTAAAACTCAAAATCCTCATAGTTCACAAAGAGTTCCTGGTGGGAGTTCTGGTGGAAGTGCAGCTGCTGTTGGTGCTGGTTTAGCTATTGCAGCACTAGGAAGTGATACTGGTGGAAGTATTCGCCAACCGGCTAGCTATTGTGGCATCGTAGGGATGAAACCAACTTATGGAAGAGTTAGTCGTTATGGTTTAGGTGCTTATGCATCTAGTCTTGACCAAATTGGCCCAATGACACAAAATGTTGAAGATGCAGCGATTTTGTATGACATCATCAGTGGTCATGATAAGAAAGACTCTACAAGTATGGAGATGGATGATAAAGTTTCAGACAAGCTAGATGCAAACAAAAAACTAACTATTGCAATACTTCCAAAACATATAGATGGTGCTAGTGAGATAGTAAAAAAAGCTTATGAAAAAGCTATAGAAGCACTTAAAGCGGCTGGACATACAATAGTTGAACGTGAGCTAATGGATGCAAAGTTTGATATCTCTGCTTACTATATAACTGCAACTGCTGAGGCTGCTACAAACCTTGCAAGATATGATGGCATCAGATATGGCAACAGAGTTGAGGGTAAAAATCTTGAAGATACTTTTATCAAAACAAGAAGTCAAGGTTTTGGAGATGAAGTAAAGAGAAGAACCCTGCTTGGAAACTTTGTACTCTCTAGTGGATATTACGAAGCTTACTATGTAAAAGCTCAAAAAACAAGACATATGATAAAAGATCAATATGATGAGATTTTCAAAAGTGTAGACTTGATACTCTCACCTATAGCTCCATCTATCGCTCCAAAATTTGGAGAACTCTCAAATCCTATGGATATGTATCTTAGTGATTTATATACTATTAGTGTAAACTTAGCGGGTCTGCCTGCTCTTTCACTGCCAGTATTAAAATCCGATGATGGACTGCCAATAGGACTTCAACTTATAGCTAAAGCTTACGATGAGCAAACTCTTTTTGATGGCTCACTCTCTTTAGAAAAATATATAAACTATAACTCTTGA